In a genomic window of Diabrotica undecimpunctata isolate CICGRU chromosome 2, icDiaUnde3, whole genome shotgun sequence:
- the LOC140435014 gene encoding serine-arginine protein 55-like has product MATRVFVGGLTYKIRERDLEKFFRKYGRIKEVSMKNGYAFVEFDDHRDADDACYELNGKDLMGERITVERARGTPRGSDQWRGSGRDRGYSGPRGRNDNSRARDKYGPPTRTEYRVIVENLSSRCSWQDLKDYMRKAGEVTFADAHKLVPNEGVVEFVSYSDMKNAIEKLDDTEINGRRIRVFEDRRGGRRNRSVSRSRSRSRRRSKSRSASRNKSHSKSRSRSHSKDNKRRSNSRSEDRI; this is encoded by the coding sequence ATGGCAACCCGAGTGTTTGTGGGTGGTCTTACTTATAAAATTCGTGAACGTGATTTAGAAAAGTTCTTCAGAAAGTATGGAAGAATCAAGGAGGTTTCCATGAAAAATGGTTATGCGTTTGTGGAATTCGACGATCACAGAGACGCCGACGACGCTTGCTATGAGCTAAACGGTAAGGATTTAATGGGGGAAAGAATTACTGTAGAAAGAGCCCGTGGTACGCCCCGCGGAAGTGATCAGTGGCGGGGAAGCGGTCGAGATAGAGGTTATAGCGGTCCACGCGGTAGAAACGATAATTCTAGAGCTCGTGACAAGTATGGCCCCCCGACTCGTACAGAATACAGAGTTATTGTTGAAAACTTGTCTAGCCGTTGTAGCTGGCAAGATTTGAAGGATTACATGCGTAAAGCCGGTGAGGTAACATTTGCTGATGCTCATAAACTAGTTCCAAATGAGGGAGTCGTCGAATTTGTTTCATACAGCGATATGaaaaatgctattgaaaagttggATGATACCGAGATTAACGGCCGCAGAATTAGAGTTTTCGAAGATAGAAGAGGTGGACGAAGAAACAGATCTGTAAGCCGCAGCCGATCACGGTCAAGACGTCGCTCCAAGTCAAGAAGTGCTAGCCGTAATAAGAGCCATTCTAAGTCAAGATCTAGATCACATTCCAAAGATAATAAGAGGAGGTCAAATTCTAGATCTGAAGACAGAATTTAA